A genomic region of Conger conger chromosome 6, fConCon1.1, whole genome shotgun sequence contains the following coding sequences:
- the LOC133130150 gene encoding leucine-rich repeat LGI family member 2-like — MQHFTLELARGRRFLWPSAAVTHDRPGIDMSVIKCCSILSLMFLWLAPQVHPKRIFRCPSACSCSKESIICVGSSSVPRNIPNDINSLSVINGTFPEIKEAMFSHIPSLQLLLLNSNSFTTIRDDAFTGLPHLEYLFIENNKIETTGKHAFRGLRDLTHLSLANNNMKALPRDLFIDLDSLIELDLRGNAFECDCRVKWVMTWLKSTNATVSDITCTGPEDMQGQRLNDLQSLQSDCISTDFTLHQSVGVQSLSVDTFSYKSDVFVAIASPNTGSCMVMQWDHIEMNFRTYDNITGQSIVGCKSVAIESHVFLIVAQLFGGSRIYKFDEDQNRFSKFQDIEVAKVSKPNDIEAFQIAKEWFFIMADSAKAGNSTIYKWNHQGFYSYQSLHMWFRDTDAEFVSIEGKPRLILASRSQAPVIYQWNKGGQSFTPLGEIPNMEDAVAVKAFRIKEDHYLALTRYIGDSKVLKWTSKDFVELQALPSRGSMSLQPFSFKERHYLALGSDYTFSGIYRWDEEAKAFQLFKEVYIHAPRSFTVVSTGRRDFIFASSFKGNTQIYEHVIIDLSL, encoded by the exons ATGCAGCATTTCACGCTGGAGCTCGCACGGGGAAGACGGTTCCTCTGGCCATCCGCTGCGGTGACACACGATCGTCCAGGAATCGACATGTCTGTCATTAAGTGCTGCTCGATATTATCGCTGATGTTTTTGTGGCTTGCTCCTCAAGTCCATCCTAAAAGAATTTTCAGGTGTCCTTCTGCCTGCTCTTGCTCCAAGGAGTCAATCATTTGTGTCGGCTCGTCCTCTGTCCCGCGGAATATCCCGAACGACATAAACTCGCT GAGCGTCATAAATGGAACCTTCCCTGAGATCAAAGAGGCGATGTTCTCGCACATCCCGTCTCTGCAGCTGCT gcTTCTTAATTCGAATTCCTTCACCACCATAAGGGATGACGCTTTCACGGGTCTCCCACACCTGGAATACCT GTTCATCGAGAACAACAAGATCGAGACGACCGGCAAACACGCCTTCCGGGGCCTGCGGGACCTGACCCACCT GTCACTGGCCAATAACAACATGAAGGCTCTGCCCCGCGACCTCTTCATAGACCTGGATTCGCTCATCGAGCT ggACCTGCGGGGAAACGCGTTTGAGTGTGACTGCCGGGTGAAGTGGGTGATGACGTGGCTGAAAAGCACCAACGCCACGGTGTCGGACATCACCTGCACCGGCCCGGAGGACATGCAGGGCCAGAGACTCAACGACCTGCAGAGCCTGCAGAGCGACTGCATCTCCACCG aCTTCACCCTGCATCAGTCGGTGGGGGtccagtccctctctgtggACACCTTCTCCTACAAGAGCGACGTCTTTGTGGCCATCGCCTCTCCCAACACAGGCAGCTGCATGGTCATGCAGTGGGACCACATCGAGATGAACTTCAGAACTTACGACAACATCACAG GGCAGTCTATCGTCGGGTGCAAGTCGGTGGCGATCGAGAGCCACGTCTTCCTCATTGTGGCCCAGCTCTTCGGCGGGTCCCGGATCTACAAGTTCGACGAGGACCAGAACCGCTTCTCCAAGTTCCAGGACATCGAGGTGGCCAAGGTCTCCAAGCCCAACGACATCGAGGCCTTCCAGATCGCCAAGGAGTGGTTCTTCATCATGGCCGACAGCGCCAAGGCCGGCAACTCCACCATCTACAAGTGGAACCACCAGGGCTTCTACTCCTACCAGTCGCTGCACATGTGGTTCCGGGACACGGACGCCGAGTTCGTCAGCATCGAGGGCAAGCCCCGCCTAATCCTGGCCAGCCGGTCCCAGGCGCCCGTCATCTACCAGTGGAACAAGGGCGGCCAGTCGTTCACGCCCCTGGGGGAGATCCCCAACATGGAGGACGCGGTGGCTGTCAAGGCCTTCCGGATCAAGGAGGACCACTACCTGGCGTTGACCCGCTACATTGGCGACTCCAAGGTCCTCAAGTGGACCAGCAAGGATTTTGTGGAGCTGCAGGCGCTGCCGTCGCGGGGATCCATGTCCCTGCAGCCCTTCTCCTTCAAAGAGCGGCACTACCTGGCCCTCGGCAGCGACTACACCTTCAGCGGGATCTACCGCTGGGACGAGGAGGCCAAGGCCTTCCAGCTCTTCAAGGAGGTCTACATCCACGCGCCCCGCTCCTTCACCGTGGTGTCCACCGGCCGGCGGGATTTCATCTTCGCGTCGAGCTTCAAGGGCAACACGCAGATCTACGAGCACGTCATCATCGACCTGAGCTTGTGA